In Caproicibacterium amylolyticum, a genomic segment contains:
- a CDS encoding sigma-E processing peptidase SpoIIGA, which yields MYVDVLVAVNLMIDYFLLLLATKFLHITVRRRRLLLGALVGAAGSLVILLPPLPPAADFLLKLSISLPVALVAFGFHGLRAFLRQVLSFFLLSFAFAGILVAVWYFLAPNGLFVKNSVVYFDVPPLLLIGLTLLSYFVLRLLQRVTGRGPLQHTVCQIQLVLGGQACSLQARVDTGSSLKEPFSGLPVIVAEKKALPPPPKTPARVIPFTSVGGEGLLQAWRADSCTLHFPGGGMCRAECYIAGTEQKLSGGEYQALVPPSLLEGETEKYKKL from the coding sequence GTGTACGTGGATGTGCTGGTTGCAGTAAATTTGATGATCGATTATTTCCTTCTGCTGCTGGCAACCAAATTCCTGCACATTACCGTGCGCCGGCGCAGACTGCTTTTGGGGGCATTGGTTGGTGCCGCCGGTTCACTGGTTATCCTGCTTCCGCCGCTTCCTCCGGCGGCAGATTTCCTGTTGAAGCTGAGCATTTCACTGCCGGTAGCCTTGGTAGCGTTCGGCTTTCATGGGCTGCGGGCATTTCTGCGGCAGGTGCTGTCTTTTTTTCTGCTGAGTTTTGCCTTTGCGGGGATACTGGTGGCGGTTTGGTACTTCCTTGCACCCAACGGTCTGTTTGTAAAAAACAGCGTAGTCTACTTTGATGTGCCGCCGCTGCTGCTGATTGGGCTGACACTGCTGAGCTATTTTGTGCTCAGGCTGCTGCAGCGGGTCACGGGGCGCGGGCCTCTACAGCATACGGTTTGTCAAATTCAGCTGGTGCTGGGTGGGCAGGCGTGTTCTTTGCAGGCGCGGGTAGATACGGGAAGCTCGCTCAAAGAACCGTTTTCCGGCCTGCCGGTCATTGTTGCCGAGAAGAAAGCGCTGCCCCCGCCGCCCAAAACACCGGCACGGGTCATTCCTTTCACTTCGGTGGGCGGAGAGGGATTGCTGCAGGCGTGGCGGGCGGATTCCTGTACGCTGCATTTTCCCGGGGGCGGCATGTGTCGTGCGGAGTGTTACATAGCCGGCACGGAGCAAAAGCTTTCCGGCGGAGAGTATCAGGCTTTGGTTCCGCCGTCATTACTGGAGGGCGAAACCGAAAAATACAAGAAACTGTGA
- a CDS encoding ammonium transporter, which translates to MRMSSGDTAFVLVSAALVLLMTPGLAFFYGGLGRRKNVVNNMMASFFIMGVAIVLWIVVGYSLAFGGDHGGVIGGFEWAMFQGVGMDAGPYSKTIPHMAFAVFQMMFAVITPALITGAVAGRMRFKALFLFVILWTFVVYYPIAHMVWGQGGFLAKIGSVDFAGGNVVHISSGVTGLVLCLLLGKRNGYEHVNYRVHNIPFVALGAALLWFGWFGFNAGSALGANGLAAHSFTTTALSAAAAMVSWMLIDVIMNKMPTLVGASTGLVVGLVAITPGAGFVPVWAALIIGLVVSPICYFTVSTVKKKFGYDDALDAFGCHGIGGIWGGIATGLFARTDINSTAKWNGLVFGDTRLFTAQLLSIVITIAVAVVGTLICAAVVKLITPLRVTSRDEQVGLDLSQHGERAYPSFNGLDD; encoded by the coding sequence TTGCGAATGAGTTCCGGAGATACTGCTTTTGTTTTGGTTTCAGCTGCACTTGTGCTGCTGATGACACCCGGGCTGGCGTTCTTTTACGGCGGCCTTGGGCGGCGGAAAAATGTGGTCAACAACATGATGGCTTCTTTTTTCATTATGGGGGTTGCCATTGTTTTGTGGATTGTTGTTGGCTATTCACTGGCGTTTGGGGGCGACCACGGCGGCGTGATCGGCGGCTTTGAGTGGGCGATGTTCCAAGGAGTTGGTATGGATGCCGGCCCGTACAGCAAAACAATCCCGCACATGGCATTTGCTGTGTTCCAGATGATGTTTGCGGTGATTACACCGGCCCTGATTACAGGCGCGGTTGCAGGCCGTATGCGGTTTAAGGCACTGTTCCTCTTTGTAATTCTGTGGACATTCGTTGTGTACTATCCGATTGCACATATGGTCTGGGGTCAGGGCGGCTTCCTTGCTAAGATTGGTTCAGTCGATTTCGCAGGCGGCAATGTGGTGCACATTTCTTCCGGTGTCACAGGATTGGTATTGTGCCTGCTGCTTGGCAAACGTAATGGTTATGAGCACGTTAATTACCGGGTACACAACATTCCGTTTGTTGCGCTTGGCGCGGCGCTGCTGTGGTTCGGCTGGTTTGGCTTCAATGCCGGCAGTGCGCTGGGTGCCAATGGTCTTGCGGCACATTCTTTTACAACCACGGCACTTTCTGCGGCGGCAGCTATGGTTTCCTGGATGCTGATTGATGTGATTATGAACAAAATGCCGACTTTGGTCGGCGCCAGCACAGGATTGGTGGTTGGTTTGGTCGCTATCACGCCCGGCGCGGGTTTTGTGCCGGTGTGGGCTGCCTTAATCATTGGTCTGGTGGTAAGCCCGATTTGTTACTTCACCGTTTCGACCGTGAAAAAGAAATTCGGCTACGACGATGCATTGGATGCCTTTGGCTGTCACGGCATCGGTGGTATTTGGGGCGGGATTGCGACCGGACTTTTCGCTCGCACGGATATCAATTCCACTGCAAAATGGAACGGCCTGGTTTTTGGGGATACCCGCCTGTTTACGGCACAACTGCTGAGCATTGTAATTACGATTGCCGTTGCAGTAGTCGGTACGCTGATTTGTGCGGCCGTTGTCAAGCTGATTACACCGCTTCGTGTGACCAGCCGCGACGAGCAGGTCGGTTTGGATCTTTCTCAGCACGGAGAGCGTGCATATCCGTCCTTTAACGGACTGGATGACTGA
- a CDS encoding tRNA threonylcarbamoyladenosine dehydratase produces the protein MLNQFSRTQLLLGAEGMQRLFESRVAVFGIGGVGGYTVEALARSGIGTLDLIDDDRICLTNLNRQILATRATVGKYKVDIAEERIHSIVPDAKVNVYKMFYTPETAENFDFTQYDYVVDAIDTVTGKLALVEQAAACGVPIISCMGAGNKMDPSAFEIADIYKTSVCPLARVMRQELRKRGIAHLKVVYSKEPAMTPVEDMAISCRAHCICPPGTARKCTQRRAIPGSNAFVPAAAGLLLAAEVVKDLAEYEPQNTENA, from the coding sequence ATGCTGAACCAGTTTTCCCGCACACAGCTTCTGCTTGGCGCAGAGGGGATGCAGCGGCTTTTTGAGTCGCGTGTGGCGGTTTTCGGAATCGGCGGCGTGGGTGGCTACACAGTGGAAGCACTGGCGCGCAGCGGCATCGGTACACTTGATTTAATTGACGATGACCGCATTTGCTTAACGAACCTGAACCGGCAGATTTTGGCGACCCGTGCCACCGTTGGAAAGTATAAAGTGGATATTGCAGAAGAGCGTATCCATTCCATTGTGCCGGACGCAAAGGTCAATGTGTACAAGATGTTTTACACACCTGAAACTGCTGAAAATTTCGATTTTACGCAGTATGACTATGTGGTGGACGCGATTGATACCGTGACCGGCAAGTTGGCGCTGGTGGAGCAGGCTGCTGCCTGTGGTGTGCCGATTATCAGCTGTATGGGTGCGGGAAACAAAATGGACCCGTCCGCGTTTGAAATTGCAGATATTTACAAAACTTCTGTTTGCCCGCTGGCACGTGTCATGCGGCAGGAATTGCGAAAACGGGGAATCGCGCACTTAAAAGTTGTGTACTCCAAAGAACCGGCAATGACACCGGTGGAGGATATGGCAATCAGCTGCCGTGCACACTGCATTTGCCCGCCCGGTACCGCCAGAAAATGCACACAGCGCCGCGCAATCCCCGGCAGCAACGCTTTTGTTCCGGCAGCAGCCGGTTTGCTGCTGGCTGCTGAAGTAGTAAAAGACCTTGCGGAGTATGAGCCGCAAAATACTGAAAATGCTTGA
- a CDS encoding P-II family nitrogen regulator — MIKIEAIVREEKLEDVKEALQKIEVRGLTVSQVMGCGTQMGYTERVRGSKVSINMLPKIKFEIIVSTEEWEKKTIAAIEEAARTGNVGDGKIISYEIRQAVRIRTGETGTDAIQPGVDASLDDD; from the coding sequence ATGATAAAAATCGAAGCAATCGTGCGGGAAGAAAAGCTGGAGGATGTCAAAGAGGCTTTGCAGAAAATCGAAGTCCGCGGACTTACGGTTTCACAGGTCATGGGATGCGGTACACAAATGGGCTATACTGAACGCGTGCGCGGCAGTAAGGTCAGCATCAATATGCTGCCGAAAATCAAATTTGAAATTATTGTTTCTACTGAGGAATGGGAGAAAAAAACGATAGCTGCCATTGAGGAGGCTGCGCGGACGGGGAACGTCGGCGACGGCAAAATTATCAGTTACGAAATCCGTCAGGCCGTGCGTATTCGCACCGGAGAAACCGGTACAGATGCCATTCAGCCCGGCGTGGATGCTTCGCTTGACGATGACTGA